The Helicoverpa armigera isolate CAAS_96S chromosome 21, ASM3070526v1, whole genome shotgun sequence sequence TACTTCCCGAACATATTCTGTCCCCTGATGGTTCAATATTATTGTCAAGTTGCCCTTTGCGCGTaacaaagtaacaaacatgCACACTCACAGACTTTCACCTTTAAGTATGATATCAGTGTGATAgtgtaaaatatacaatatttctGACCAGAAACTCACAGAAACAGTTACTTTAGACAGTATTACGGTATGTATCTGAAACAATAGTTGTTAAACCTACAAAAAAACTACATCAAAGTACTAAAAACCCTTACTCCCAAACCTTCGTGAAAGTGAAGATTTTAACCTTGCCCTTAACCATAAATAAGGGCTTTTAGCTCTTCACCCAGGTACGTAGAGCATTTAAACAACCGGAGCTGCCCTAAGCACCTTATTCCCTAACAAAAGTCTGCCATTTAGGGCATTGGGAGTGAGGCAACGCACCAAATATTTCTATCTAACTGTATCTAAACGGAAATACGTGTAAATAAGGGAAGTATAATGTATAAGAAGAGTAGGTACACGAGAGTAGATAATAGAGATAAGGAAGTATACACATAAGAAATAGAGTACATGAGGGAGTGCATAAGCGAGTACATTTGagggtacctacttatgtaccaCGCTAATAGAGTACCTAGGTCCCTAAAAAGAAGAAATCAGTGCGACATCATAAGCAAATTAAGGTTTCATGCATGGCCACAGTGCCCACTACAGCAAATTCGCCATCTTTAGATGAAGGAAAAATACTACAATAGCCTCTCCGGTTGTTTGAATGCTCTAAGCTCAGGTATCGTGTTGAGCCCGTCTAATAAAACCACCTGAGACAAAGTACCCGTTTTAAACCAGCTAACTGCCCCCGACCGCAGTTTGGGGGAGGAAATTTACGCCCCCAATATTACTCCCCCAAAATGGAAGTACACAGTGTTAATTAAATGAACAAAACGTGTTATTGATATTGTTATTAGgcgcttttattttctttgcggAGAGAAAATACTAAGTGAACATAAAAATGCAATGAGCAAGACCTTTTAAAAAGTCATTCGAAATGGTGCGTATTGTTCTTTAAGCACCCTCTTTATTTAAAGCACAAGacttacctaggtacttactaaGTAAGTATAAATAGAGTAGGTACCAACATTTCATATAGATACCtactacatttttcattttgttttcgcGTTAGAAAATGTTCTAGAAGTAGATAGGCTTACCCACCTAGCCTGAAAGCTGCAGCCTGCTCCCTGAACCAGacgataatttaaattttgaaatgctTTTTGTTGCGGACGCCGAGCCTGCAGTAGATATAGGCtaaatgtatataatatatgtactaAATTTAGGAATGTTATTAAGGTAATGAGGTAATCGATATTGCTAAACCATATGAATCTGCATAACATGCATGCTGAAATATGCTATAACTGATACTATTGATAGCCAGATAGGctttgtttaatatgtttttatgttgtGACTAACTTGATTGTTACGTAATAAGATTTTGAATGTAACGGTTTTAGTAATAATATCTGTAATAGCATTAATCATTGCGCAAGAGATAAGAAAGTTTACATGTGTGCGTAAAAAGATAACTGTCATCAGTATTTTTCCATAACTTTCACCAATGAGCATGCTTGGATTAATCAAAGAGCCCCCTCGTGTCGAGTAGCGGGACTAAAAAAGGTCAGGCGTAAGCCATAGAATTCTAGCTAATTGGTCAACGTAAATTGTAACCCGTCCGGTACCCCTACGACTTGAGACCTTAGAAAATTGTTTGAAGATAGAGTCATTTTTCGGAGAAATTGTAGTCGACCCACAGTAAGCAAGTAATGCTCGTTATAACCAGTGCTCAGTGAAAATAGTGAAAGTACTAAGGTAAAACCTATGCCCTAAAACTCTTAAAATTGTTCTAAATCTATGTGCTAATAATTGTGTTCTATAAAATCGTGTAAATTGTGCTATAAAACTGTGTAAACTGTACTATAAAACTGTGTTAAACGTATGACCTAACAGTGTTAAACTTGTGACCTAACTTAGTGTTAAAACTTATACCCTAACTTCATTGTGTTTAAAACTTGTAACTTCATTGTGTTTAAATCTCTATTGTGCTAACTCTATTGTGTTCAAACTATTGTGTTTTAAATCGTTATAACTTTGCTGTGATAAATCTCGTAGTGTTTACAATCGTGTGTAATCTAATAAAGTCGTGTAAACTAAAAAGTAAACTTAATGTAAACCAGTGATAACAATTGTGGTGATAAATAAAAGCCGTGTAAAAGTGTCGCattcgtttattatttaaacaagttCCTGTGGTAATACATTCGCGTATAACTCTAATCCATACAGTCCACTCAGTGTTTCGTGAGTTATCGCCGCCGTCGAGTGTAACCGCCgcacttttcatttatttttttatgacctCGGATGTAATTCCGATCATCAATGTTTGCTACACtgattataataagtaataggCAATTAAAACTATGCTATCTAGGCTAGGGCAGCTCGCATTAATTCGTTAATTGATTAAAAACTGTCATTCAACTACCAACatgaaaaaacaattgaactgtAGTCCAacaacaaaattttctttattttctttccatcaAGTGGGGTCCACagacagaaaaataataaacattgttgAAAAGTAAACTGCACAAAttgtaaaatcaattaattaatacgACGATGGTGAACAATTTGTGGACAATTATTTGCAATGGCGCCACAAACATTTACTCAGCTCTCGTCCGATAGTTAAGTCTACATTACCAGATGCTGGAACGGAGAAAAATTCCGACTGTTGACGTCATTCTGTTTTAATTCGTTTGCAGTACCTAAAGTAAAGATCGGACATCTGCAATCCTATATGCACTCGATAAAATTTACTTTGGAACCCCGTAATTTGTTTTCGATAATTTAGTAGAGAGgtctttaggtacctattaagtTTAGGGATATCTAGAAGTAAATTCTATTTAATAGATATTACGGAGACGAATAAAATGCGGATAACTCACACACCCTAATGCTGACTGATACTAAACTGCACCAATAATGTGCCCCAACAACACCAATAATGTGACAAAATGTCTAAGTAGGTACAAGACACCTAAAAATCTGAAGAGAATCATTAGTAGGTAAGCtatttacataggtaggtatcctaagtttcaataaaatagacacgatcaaaaacaaaacaaaaaaatacccgtaaaatatttatctactcTTAAAACTCAATGATCAAGCCACAAAACTGTAACACATTGCCTCTCCGATAGAATTAACCCAATTGGATCACTTACCGAAGTTATAAACTAGACTGGGGTATGTGTCGGCCATTTTGTGAACCCATCAGCGCCTGATAGGCTACTAATAGCCTGGGGCTTGCAgctaaactttattaaaagacGATCGAGCCTTTATTGTTTATGGTTACGATACGACAACGATTTGGAAACGAGTggggatttttttaaagattttttttattcagccaGGCATGAAGTGATACTGACTATCTAAATCCGTCTAATACCGATTGTAGCCGGATAATCCAAACAGTTTTATGTTCTTATCCTGGTCTTAAGCTATACGATCTGACTACCTTTTTACCACAGTTTTTTGAATTGAGGTCTAGCGAATTCCCATCTGATTGACCCCCTGGCCCTTAATAAGACTGACTGTCGGACTTTCTGGCTACCCTTAATGACTGTTAAATACCAACCGAAAAAAGAAGAGATATCAAATCTTCATGACATAGAAGGTCGCATGGACTCACATTCATGGACTGACCGCGCCAGGCTAGGCCACGACCTAAGAAACTAGGTACTTAGGACAGTGTTTATAACTGAAGGAATTACTAAAATGTATATGTAGATCTCCACATAttgataagtaggtatctactaaGAAGAAAAATTGCTTTCCGTAAGGCGAGCAAGaagttaatgtttgtttttgttgcaaAATATATGTAAGTGGCGCCATCTATTGTCAGTAAAATGTTTCACACCACACCGCTTTTTGACCGCACCGTTTTCTGCGATCACGTTAGAACAGCAGAAACTAAttttatacacatatttataaaccactagctgacccaacaaacttcgtatcgtttaaaccttccctggacctctacgaacataaCGAACACAACCAAAAATaacccaaatcggtccagccattctcgagttttagtgagactaacgaacatcaattcatttttatatataagattgGGGCAGTAAATAATGACTTTTTAACtgggaaaaataaaatcttcaataaAACATAGACAAGTTATCCTCTCAGATAacatatcaaataaaattaggtatggTTTAAATTTAAACAAGGCAAACAAACAAGGTTTTCATAATTAACCATTTTATTCagtaaaacaattataatatttcttacagtatgtataaataaaaccattctTTACATTACATGCCAGTATTTTCCTATTTAACAAAtagttaataaatacaaaataatgttactgCAATTcttacttttaatatttaaatgcgaaagtaattctaTTTATctggctttcacgccaaaactacagaacACATTTAAACGAAATTTTGGTACACACATAGTCTACagcctaagaaaggacataggttACTGTTTATGCAAGTGCGGGCGTTCCCTTGGGATGTGGTTGAAACTGTATGGAACAGCTAGTTTAATATTTGGCCTATTGCTTGACTCAGCTTGATACACTTTTGTCTGAGTAATGTCTTTCGTGTCCGATACACATTTGGTCATTTGGTTAGTGTAGGATGCTAGTAAAATACATGAAGAGTTTTGTTAGCATACAAATGCCACACTGCCTATTAGGTTAAATCCAGTGTATAAGAAAGGAGTTTGCTCTTGCTTATActtgtttaaattttaattaaatataagatTACATTGCAGTCCATCTCTTCCTATCATACATAAAGTAAACCTCTCACAATTCATCTATAAGACTTACAAACTAACTTAACTCTAATATACATGAACCATCCCATAAATAAAAGTCCAAAATAACACGTAAGTGAAGAGCGCTCCAAAGAAGCCGTGTGTTAGTAGACTCTGTCTTGACACGTAATATTTGCTCCAATTAGGTCCAGTCTTCAACATGAACATCACCCAGAGGCTGACGACTGCAAACACGTAGAACGCAAACCCGTAGAGACCTGTGAGGCCTAGGACACCTGGAATTGAGATTGTTTGTATTAATGTGTGATCTTTATAACTAAAGCTTATACCAATAAAATTGGAGTTTGTTTGTTGCTTGATTTTAAGGAAATACTGATCCCGTTTGAAaaattttgtgttaattaagcgaggaaggctataggccactttttatttGGGTGAGCAAAATAGTCCCTATTGGGTACAAGTGAAACTACTGCCCTTACCTATAAATTGGATCCTATATTATCAAAGTTCATAATTCCTATTTAAAGAATACTTAACAATATGTATTGATTATAGAAAGCACCAAATGTTTTGAATTGTCACttttataaagtatattttagatAGAAGATATCACGTAATTTCGTTGATTTACCAAACTATATGGAGTGGAAAGTAACAACTATTAAAAACTTAACACGAGCACTAAAGGAGGTTGTAATGTATAATGAATTACCTGCAGTGGAGCCCGACAACGCAGCCATAGAAGTTCTACAATATTCCACGACCACAGCATTGTTTCTTAGAGCAGCATCGCTGTACGCTACCGGCTCGGACTTGTTTTGATCTTTAGTCACTTTGGCCACCGACatcttttactttaatttgtaattttaactaTCAATTTCGTGGTGATAATTCACAAATCACTTCCGAAGTTTTGACGTTTACGCATGACACAGATGACACTTTACCGACATtgacattttttattgacagtGACTATCCGCAGCTGATCTTGTCTATCGTTTGATGGGTGGGGTTGTTGGCgggatttttattaaatctaattTCAATCATTTTCAGTGTGTTTCTCTGTGAGAGTGAAgtagattttattgttatttgcttACAATTAACttatttcatataataaataaaaaagcgaaTTATAATCAAGaaggtttttaattttctaaatctgttttccGTTAATAAACCATAGACTTTTTTCTGACATTtggtaaatcaaaataaataaatattgcgaTTTATTAAACGGTTCCGTACATAATATAACGATTATTATGTCATGCTCATTGTGATCCATCTCTATAAATAATTAGTAATAAGTTCTCCGTATATAATGCTCTATTGAAAATAATCAGgatgctattaaaaaaaaaaaatcagtgaGAATAAGAATATTGGAAGTGGGAAAGGCAGATAATTGGATTGTTCTATTATCTGTTTGTATGCGAGGAAAAATCGTTTTATTGCAAATGTTTTCCCAGCTCCCAGAAATAACTAACTGGATTTTCATTGTActatttgtgaaatattttttatacacaaaCACTAATACGGACCCCTAAAAACGAACTATTTTGAAAGCGTCGGTAAAACAGTTTGTGATAAGCGAAGCCATTGAACTGTGTGAAAACTTGCATATGTGTGTGTTTCCATACAAAAATTCTCGTTGTATTCTCACGCACACAGACTCGATATATTCATGTGTTTTCGCGGCACTGAGCGTCGGTATTTCTGTGGCGgaacttattttcatttataattttaaaaataatagattatAATCAgtgtttatacttttattcgTGAGATAATTAGTGATAACGTGTGTGGAAAGCGCAGTGATGTTAACTGTGGGCTGGTTCAGCTCCTTTCGATGTATGAAGTTATGATGGCGCGTGTTTGACTGTGTTACTGGGTGCTTTCTCGTAACAAATTAGGACTTTGCTCGAATGATATTTGAGCGCTGACAATTATAGTTAATATTCCTGTTTCTGTGGCATAAAAACTTCCTGAAACTGGTGTTAGAACATTTCTATCGGGACACATCGGTGTGTAAAAAAGGATATTAAGTTTCCGATGGACTGTGGCTCAATTATGCACCAAGGAGACCGCCAATCTGACGATTTGTCTTGTGCAAATTGCAATCACTGACGCCACTAAACGGAATAACGCGGAGGTGAGTCGacattttatgatttaattcataaaattttccatttccaCTTCTAAAACATGATATTGTATTCAAATATTGAATTAACCTATTTCATTAGAAAAACGAAACTTCATTTtgattcttttgtttcagaaaaCCAAGTGAAACGCTTGGGGAGGAGTGTAACGTGTAAATATTGGTGTCTCGTCACATTTCGTATTGTTGTTTGCTGAAAAATAtgggatttaaataaaatattagtgaTTTGGGGCGATACTTGCGATGTTCTATTTTGTTACGTCAGACGCGTCTAAAGGGGTCTAGATTATTCGAGACATATTGCAATGGAGGAGTCTGAGGATAATATGAGTTCTGAGGACTTGAAAGTGTCAGGTAGTCCACTGACAGTTAAGTCAAAACCAAAGAAAAGGTCCCTCATTGAACGTGAACTTGAAACTAATTTGACTGCCAGAGTGACTTCACCGGTTTCTACAGGGGATGGCACGAGCACCAGTCGCTATGGAAGGGCTCGCCGTCTTAAATCTGAGATTGAGCATTCGGATACCAAGAAAGTGACTCCGGAAATAAAGTCACCGCTGGCTGAAAAGTCACCAATGAAGACCCAGTCCCCTGTTTATAAGATGCACGCATCAAATTCTCCATTAAGATCTGAACAGCCAAAAATAGTTGGCGTTGAAACTTTTTTGGAGAACCAGATTGAGAGTATATATCAAGAGAACATATCATTGAGCCGTTTTGCCACTGAGGAAGTTAAGAAAACTAGCCCATCTCCTGCTAAGAAATTTCCTAAAGTTTATATCAGAAAGGATTTAATTCAGAAGCGGGAAGCGGATGAGAATGTCATGTTTATCAAGAACATGTTTTCACCAGTCAAAAGCGCAAGCAAGTCTTCCAgtacacatttaaataatattttggagcGGTCCTCTGAACGGTATAGTTTGGGATCAGCTAAGCAACAGAATGGATATATAGATAATTCCTCTGTGGTGAAAACTCTGGATTTTGatagtaaaaagaagaaaaaagaccATAGAGAGACTAAAACTCCTTCAAAGAGTGAGTTGTTTGAATTAGAAGCCAAATGTGCCTATCAGGTTGGAGACCTAGCCTGGGCAAGAATGGGTACTTTTCCATTCTGGCCGTGTATTGTCACTAGGGATCCCTCCAATGGAGTGTTTGTCAAAAAGAAgtgtaagtatacaaaaaaaaatgagtctAATTAAAATCTTGCAATGATGATTGGGTATAACTAGGAATTATTATtgctatataatattttgttgttcatATACCAATTCAAATTCACcttgtttttactaaaaataaggaaaaataataaaatatctgattataggtaatttattaatttatgttgctttgttttgaatttggttTGATAATGAATTCATCTACAATTCTACATCCCTAGTAATGTTATCTATATAAACTATATGTGTCAAATGACTTATCATTACATAATACAGAGATTTCATTTAGTTTAGTTATCACTTATTTACAATATCTGCTGTGCTGTGCtaatgtacatttatttaatgttcaaaaataatgcataaatacataaatcttTAGATATTTTAATCATCAATTTCATAATGAGGTACCTtatcaaaattgcaaaaataaaaaaaggatgCATGCctttacaaatgaaaaaaaacgacaaaagaaaaaagaacaaaacattGTTCCATCTCTTGTGTGCTATTTTGATTAGATTTAAATGTCCCATTTTTTATGATTACAGCAATCAAGTCCAAAAATGTCTCATACCTTCATTAACTGTCCATTAAAATCTTTCTTATATGTCTGTTCTAGTAACCTCGATGGCCCATAAAAATCCTTCGTATGCCCCTGTACTAGTATTAGGTCTAAGCTTCTCACATACCTGTTCTAGTGTTTGGCCGCATAGAGCGTGACGTCATACACGTAACATTCTTCGGAGACAATGGACGTCGCGGCTGGATAGTGGACACCATGCTCCGCAAGTACTCGGGTCAGCTCGAGTTTGAGAATACAAGGGAGAATTTCACACCTGAGGTATGTTCATAAATCGTTAGGTGAACTGAGaagttattcaaattaggctgataaatcacaAAAAACAGCCAAAAAGCCCACCCTTCATCAGTACatattatgtgtttttactgggaagaaTAAGTAGCGCAACAAATTCCACAGCAgaatatgtctgtctgttaagtTTGACATGGCtataagcattaaataaatccaaaatgaactaaattgatttttctaattaattttaatgcgaAAATTTTCTCACTGCTTGAAAGTATGTAGTTGAGTTTGTGTGTCATCATCATGTGAAAATGCTTATTTgcgtaatttaaattaaactaacaaaataatgtctCCTTTTCCAGGATAAGAAAAAAGACCCCAGATTGTATGCAGCCTTCTTCGTATCAGAAAAGAAACAAGCCTTATGGAACAACTCCGTGGAAGAAGCAGAAATGCTGCTTCGAGAACCAAAGAGGTTGAGGATAGATATCTTCAATGAGATGCTAGAAAAGTCTAGAGCTCAAGTTAAACAGCAAAAGAGCGGGAAAATCAGTAGAACTGACAGTGACGTATCTTTGAGCGAGAGTCTATATGATACACTTTTTTCAGAGGACGATGGTAAGACGGATACTGCCGAACGTTCCAGAAATAGGACAAGGAATAAGTCTTTGGATGTTTTTGAAGTAGTTACAGCTTGCCTAGACAATATGGCGGCTAAGACAGGCATCACGAAAATACAAAGGCAATCTCATATGGACAGGTGGCTTCAGAAAGCTAAATCTAAAACTCCAGAAAAAACCCAATCCAAAACCCAAGTTCCTCAATTAAAATTAGAAGAGAAAAAAGATACTAAAGAAACTAGatctaagaaaaaaaagaaaaatttgtcattaacgaaaataaataagccTTATAGTTTAAGAAAATCGTTAAACGAATCTCCTAATTTATCTTCTCAAAATGAACATGATTACACTAATAACGTTGTAGAAGTGACAGATTCTGATCAAAACTCTACGGATACTGATAGTTCTAAGAATTTAAATGTTCAGAATTGTACTGAAATTAGTGACATTGCTGTGACTGAAAAGAATGAGGAAACAAAATCAAGTGAAGAGATTTCTGATAAAGAAAGCCCAAAAGAAACAGTAACGACATTAAATGGTACACATGATTCTGAAAGTGAGCATACAGATGATAACAGTCAAGacagtaaaagttttttaagtaCAATTGATCCAGTCAATAATAAGACTGAAATTGAAGAACCTCTACCAAatgtgacaaaaataaatgagacaCAACTGACTCAAGATGATACTACTGAAGATTCGGAATCTGAACCAGAAAGTCCTGTATTTGAAGATTTATTTAGCGACGATAGCCAAGACAGGAAACTTAAACTAACAAAAATGTTAGCACAAGTACTAGAAACTGAGAAACTGAATTTAGGCACTATTAGTACTACTCTAGAAACACAGCCTTTACCAAAGGCAAACGAAAATGTAACTGAAAAGACATTTGAAGTTAATAGTGCAGAGAATACAGATGAACCAATGAGTCAAGTTTATGAAGATTCCTATGACGAAAATAGCCAAGAAAGCAAAAACACAGAAATTGAGGCAACAAAACCCCAAGAAAACGAAGATAATTCGTCTGAAGCCGCTAGAATTGAGAAAGAAGTTGTTCCAAAGGAAACTGTGAACGAGGTCATAGAACAGAGTAATGAAATTACTGATAAAAGCCCAAATATAGATACTACAGATCTACCAATCAGTCAAGTATATGAAGATTCATATAGTCAAGATGCCCAAGATTTACCAATCAGTCAAGTATATGAGGATCCAGATAGTCAAGGTGTCCAAAATCTACCAATTAGTCAAGTATATGAAGATTCATATAGTCAAGATGCTTTAGACAGTAAACTGATGGCAAATTATGAAAGTGAGGACAATATGAGTACTAGTAATGCTGAAAATATCTCAGCAGATTTACAGGATGAATTAACAAATGATTCAACTGCTGTAAGCACTGAGCCTAGTTTCATGTCTGTTGATATTGATACAGACAGTGACTATAAACCTGATTGCAGTACTGAATCAGACAGCCTGTCTGAAGGTAGTCTGATTAATGAAAGTATGGAATTGGAAATATCAAGGAAAAATAGTACTGATAAAGATTCTGTACCAGATAAAACCGCTAAGTCTGCTAAAAAGTCTAAGAAATCGAATAAAATCTCGaaatatctgaaaaataatCTTGATAATGATAATCATGATAACTTTGCAACAAAAAGGAGTAATAAAGAAAGCAATAATcaatttaatgataaaaataacgtGAGTAAAATAAATGATCGTTACAATGAAGTTCATAATCGCGATGTTGTTGAtagtattaaaaatgtttctatGAATGGGCATGTTAACGTTAAAGAGATTGATATGGAAAATGGCAAAGAATTGCATTTACCTAGTCCTATGCCAGCAACCATAGTAGAAAATGGGTTTCACGATGTAAACGGTGATTTAGACACTATCTCTGTACATTCAGAAGACAGTACAGCTTCATCAAAATCTGAAAAACGTAGATTACGTTCAAGACAAGATAAAACTGCAGGAAATCCTTTAGAGAACCCAGAATTTCTAAAATATCTAGAATTAAGACAAGACGCTATAATGGATGAAAATCCAGAATTGACTCAAGATGAGATTGTAGCGTATTTACACAAAACTTGGGTTTACGAAGAGAATGCGAAAACTGATGATAAAAAAAACGACGATTTACGCGAATCTACTTTGGTTAAAGGTTTGAATTTGGATCCTGCGCCGAAACAGAAGGATAAGAAAGTTGAACAACCAAAACATAAGAAATCGCAGAAAAATACCTCTAACAGTAAAACCTTCATGCAAAGATTCTTACTCAGGCAGAGAGCAGAAAGAAAGAGGTATATAGAAGATGAGAGTTCCCAAGATGACCAAATGAGTAATACCGATGAGGAATTgacaaataataatagcaaatcCGAAAGAAGTATAACTCCTAAAGTAGTTCAGAATGATCTGCAGACTAATGAAACAGAAATCGCTTTAGGATCTACTTCAAATTCAGAAgttaaagataataatattagcatagatacacaaattaataaaaatgacacTGAAGTAGCAACGGCGATTAGTAAAGAACAGGATAAGGAAAATAAGGACAACCCAAAGCCAATAGATCCCTCCAATGCTATACAAGTAAATTTCCCACAGGAAAAAGAAACTGCCAATACTAAGGATGATTTTGACAGAGAATCTATTGACTCGGAAGACAGCGAGGCACCTCTAATTAGATGTAAATTACGATCCAAATCAAggaaagaaaacattttcaaagatGAAGTTAAAATCAAAGAAGAAGAAGCAGATACAATCTCCATTACTTCTGAAGGCAGTGAAGTATCTTTAAGCAAACGTAAAAAGAAATTTCCTCCCAAAAAGGAAAATGCACTTGAAGATCCAGAATTCGTTAAATACATGGAAGTAAGGCAAGACAGTTTGATTGAAGAAAATCCACAATTAACGCAGGatgaaataatttcatatttatataaaacttggtTGTACGAAGAGGAAGGTAAATCTGAAATTAAGAAGAACGACGACATAGAACAATCTGGATTAGTTAAAGGCCTTAAAGATGCGACACAACAACCCAAAAAGATTAAACGTAAAGTTAAAACTGAGAAAGAAGAAACAGGTACGGAAAAAGATACTGACGATGA is a genomic window containing:
- the LOC135118348 gene encoding ER membrane protein complex subunit 6-like, producing MSVAKVTKDQNKSEPVAYSDAALRNNAVVVEYCRTSMAALSGSTAGVLGLTGLYGFAFYVFAVVSLWVMFMLKTGPNWSKYYVSRQSLLTHGFFGALFTYVLFWTFIYGMVHVY
- the LOC135118347 gene encoding histone-lysine N-methyltransferase, H3 lysine-36 specific-like gives rise to the protein MEESEDNMSSEDLKVSGSPLTVKSKPKKRSLIERELETNLTARVTSPVSTGDGTSTSRYGRARRLKSEIEHSDTKKVTPEIKSPLAEKSPMKTQSPVYKMHASNSPLRSEQPKIVGVETFLENQIESIYQENISLSRFATEEVKKTSPSPAKKFPKVYIRKDLIQKREADENVMFIKNMFSPVKSASKSSSTHLNNILERSSERYSLGSAKQQNGYIDNSSVVKTLDFDSKKKKKDHRETKTPSKSELFELEAKCAYQVGDLAWARMGTFPFWPCIVTRDPSNGVFVKKKLFGRIERDVIHVTFFGDNGRRGWIVDTMLRKYSGQLEFENTRENFTPEDKKKDPRLYAAFFVSEKKQALWNNSVEEAEMLLREPKRLRIDIFNEMLEKSRAQVKQQKSGKISRTDSDVSLSESLYDTLFSEDDGKTDTAERSRNRTRNKSLDVFEVVTACLDNMAAKTGITKIQRQSHMDRWLQKAKSKTPEKTQSKTQVPQLKLEEKKDTKETRSKKKKKNLSLTKINKPYSLRKSLNESPNLSSQNEHDYTNNVVEVTDSDQNSTDTDSSKNLNVQNCTEISDIAVTEKNEETKSSEEISDKESPKETVTTLNGTHDSESEHTDDNSQDSKSFLSTIDPVNNKTEIEEPLPNVTKINETQLTQDDTTEDSESEPESPVFEDLFSDDSQDRKLKLTKMLAQVLETEKLNLGTISTTLETQPLPKANENVTEKTFEVNSAENTDEPMSQVYEDSYDENSQESKNTEIEATKPQENEDNSSEAARIEKEVVPKETVNEVIEQSNEITDKSPNIDTTDLPISQVYEDSYSQDAQDLPISQVYEDPDSQGVQNLPISQVYEDSYSQDALDSKLMANYESEDNMSTSNAENISADLQDELTNDSTAVSTEPSFMSVDIDTDSDYKPDCSTESDSLSEGSLINESMELEISRKNSTDKDSVPDKTAKSAKKSKKSNKISKYLKNNLDNDNHDNFATKRSNKESNNQFNDKNNVSKINDRYNEVHNRDVVDSIKNVSMNGHVNVKEIDMENGKELHLPSPMPATIVENGFHDVNGDLDTISVHSEDSTASSKSEKRRLRSRQDKTAGNPLENPEFLKYLELRQDAIMDENPELTQDEIVAYLHKTWVYEENAKTDDKKNDDLRESTLVKGLNLDPAPKQKDKKVEQPKHKKSQKNTSNSKTFMQRFLLRQRAERKRYIEDESSQDDQMSNTDEELTNNNSKSERSITPKVVQNDLQTNETEIALGSTSNSEVKDNNISIDTQINKNDTEVATAISKEQDKENKDNPKPIDPSNAIQVNFPQEKETANTKDDFDRESIDSEDSEAPLIRCKLRSKSRKENIFKDEVKIKEEEADTISITSEGSEVSLSKRKKKFPPKKENALEDPEFVKYMEVRQDSLIEENPQLTQDEIISYLYKTWLYEEEGKSEIKKNDDIEQSGLVKGLKDATQQPKKIKRKVKTEKEETGTEKDTDDDVATKDKPRRKVIKPYYNEEYSDIEEELEVFSIFNDKRKSDENGVDSEPIHEVNDIDEVELYFQELAKPKPNVFKGLIREKVCEMCEMTGNLVKCKGCNGMFHVDCVNKEVVEVETPAPTRGRKKKKKLVRKPKNSDDFDNHDDKSQDVSEENASMEEIIEPETLAVDAETLEAQIEAKMKELLESEKIDYDSYSSDDGCDWSDTVPGKCEIIDVKLKPRRSNSEMDYSNFKCKNCQKYDTPVCFVCKSAVSKNEATLRQRCHVAHCHKYYHLQCLEHWPQTQFNGGEPSKTNKKINEYFEALTCPRHVCHTCVSDDPRGCKTRFSGDKLARCVRCPATYHSFTRCLPAGTQILTASHIICPRHYEHTPGKVPCHVNTGWCFICALGGSLICCEYCPTSFHAECLNIKPPEGGYMCEDCETGRLPLYGEMVWVKLGHYRWWPGIVLHPSEIPENIMAVKHNLGEFVVRFFGQYDHYWVNRGRVFPFQEGDSGRISYQKSKIDAAFTTAMEHAQRACEILKSAQPNEEESLDIASSLLPPHYVKLKVNKPCGSLCGRRLEDPESSLTQCECNPNDEDVCGLYSHCLNRMLLTECGPTCRAGDRCNNRAFEKRQYPKLVPYRTPSRGWGLKTLEDIKAGQFVIEYVGELIDEEEFRRRMRRKHEIRDENFYFLTLDKERMIDAGPKGNLARFMNHCCEPNCETQKWTVLGDVRVGLFALYDIPANSEVTFNYNLECAGIEKKRCMCGATRCAGYIGAKPKQDESQSKKPKIPGKRTYKKRKTTEESPSTKNKPKRPIGRPPKPRELTEIEKDLLIIRNATNGISSDESSRSMSSEYERNPKALKRKRVSFSTEENVCDGSESPSVKKTKLEEKTDVGD